GACTGAACACAAACAATAGGCAGTAGAAGGATTATAGATCCCAGTACGAGACTTTACAGAATTACAgagctctttgtttttgtcactgaGTTCAGTGCCTGTCGCTTCAGTCTTGACTTTttattcctgtttttttttttactgttaagTCTGTCTTGGCGTGCGGTGAATGAAATAGTTGTCATTTGCTTGTTTAAAGGTGATTTATTGGTTACAAGTTTAGCAGTTATCAGAAAGGTGCTGTACTGCATGTCATGTTCACAATCCATcacttgttttgcctttttttttttatgttacatACATATGGAACAGTATATATATGACCTGTATATACCTCTTGGAAACTGATAAATACCATTTCTTAGAAAAGAAACCTGCATGTCTTTGGTCGTTTCCTTCAGTCGAGCTCGTCTCTGGAGTTCATGTGAATTTCATAACGATGGTAAAGTCAGTTTAAATTTGATCACCATTGATCCCGACACTCTCATGCAGAAGTCGCACGAACTCGTGGTAGTTTGGGAAATGCTTAATTTTAACCATTATGTTTTCAAGGTTGGCAATatgcttgaatttatatatattctttaattttGTGTCATCTACACAATCACTCATGTAAACCAAAAATCTTTTAAGatctgatatttatttatttatttaattattatttttaaacaagcgttttgaaataatataaataaaactagatAGAATATGTATTGGGTATATGAACATAGTAAGATAAATATATTTGGTTGGCAAAGAAAGGTGTGTAAACTACAACTCAGTGAACTAAAGGAGAagtaaagaagagaaaagtttaAGAGGAAAGATTTGTCCTCTTCTGTGATCTAAGTTTACTTTTGTAAATGACATTCTGGATTTATTGCAACGTGTGCTCATTCTAATTCCCTAATGTGTGCATACAcgtagcaatactacagtgtacaaatactttattacatttcttactgtttataattattgatgcattcataaTATTGGCAGCTTAACTGTTATAATGTATAATCATAAATTACTCAAGTATAAAGtcgcataaaatggaaatactcgcGTGAACCTCAAAGTTGTACTAAAGTGCTTTACTTGAGAGTAATCTGCACAGTCATTATATGGACATGAGTCATCAAATTGTGTCTGTTTTACTTTAGTGCAGATTTACAAATGTGccttttaaatgtacaatgaTATAGAAATTGTCTCGGGGAATCACTCCCATAATGAAGAAACCAAAAGACGGAACTTGTTcgtgacatttttatttggcAAAATATTCATTTGGtgaagttaaaataaatatttggtgTGTGGAGGCTGATGGAGTACTCCGTTTACTGGTTGAAGGACTTCCACAGAGCAGCCAGCTGAGCCTGCAGATCCTGAGTGCTGGTGTCCAGCTGGACcctcagctcctctcctctttgaGCCAGGTTCTGCTGGATCTCCTGGGTCTTCTGGGTCAGCTGGGTCTCAAAGCTCTGGGTCAGGGGGACCATGCTCCTCTGAAACTCAGCCAGGCTCTGATCCATCTTCTCCTTAAGCTCCTCGGTGTAGGGGAccatctgggcctgcagctcgTTCATGTTCTTGTACAGCTGCACCCTCAGCTCCTCGCTCTTCTGCAGCAGGACGACCTTCAGGGCCTCGGGGTCCATGTTCTCAGCGTAGGGGGCCGCatccttcttcagctcctccacctgTTTCTGGAGCTGCGCCACCATTTCCTGGGCCATGGGCTGCAGTTTAGTGCTCACGGTGGACAGATCTATCTCCAGATGAGCCTTCAGCTGCTCGGCCTCCTGGGTAAACTTAGTGATGAAGTCCTGGGTCAGAGGAGCCACCTGAGTCCGCAGAGCAACAATGTACTGATTCACTGAATCAGCGCTCTCAGAGATCTTGGcactgacagacacagaaaagaaaaacagttatTAAATTGAAACAAATAGTTGATATAATGTCATTAAGCTTCTTTATCACTCTtacttcacttcctgtcccAGCTCGGACTGTCTGATCTGCTTCAGGGAGTCCTCAGCAGTGAGCGTCGTTTTGGCAACGTAGTCCCAGAAAGCCTCTTTCACCAAATCCAGATTGTTCTTGGGTGGCACCTGCCACACGATGTTGGCATTGCAAACTGTGGATAGAAGAAGCAGATTTAGTAGAATCCAAAAATGTATTCTACCAGctgtgtttgacatttattcAAAGAACAATGCCACTCACCAGAGAGAAGTGCGAGGAGCACAAGAACCTTCATGATTGAGTTTGACTGttggataaagaaaagaaatgtaacattttgaaaaagtgtGAAAGGAGTAAAATCCGACACTTAATTTAGTCATGAAgtgtttgaataataataaataagtgttaCCTTACAGAGGCAGCTGGTCCCTTCTTTACTCTGAGTCTGTGTTGTCTTGTGTTGTGCAGACGTTTACATTTAACCCTTTTATAGCCGTATTGAAGGGTAAAGTCCTTCTCCGGTTGCCCCGCTGGACAGATTCTTGTCACTGCTGTCACTCCACGTCATAAATTAAGTGTCATCGCCTTATTCATCTCTGGAATCTGTAAGTAATGGTTTATATCGCTGAATCAGCATTACATGCAGCAAATACACAGAAGGTAGTGTGCAAAAGGTAGGTTTAAAGTAGTAATGCAAtagattacatttacatttgaaaatagcAAATAAATGAGCAGAAATGTTCACTTAAATCTGCATTCATTGGTTTTGGTGTGTTGGGGGCAGTGCAAgctgatttaattattattactatgacTATTATAAAGTTGCTATGGGGAACGCGTTTGCTTATTTAAACATTATCGTCGCGTCATGTTTCTGGTCACCTGATGAACTTGAGTTCATATTcactcttttagctctgtttttggtctccaccacctcctgaTTAAAGTTTCATAATATCACATATTtactacatttctgtttatataacagtttattcattttcaatttctgtccaatttacattactttattctatttattatattgtatgcCTTATGTTAACTTGCACTGTGTCATGTTTAtattctcattttgtttttgttgtttatacatatttaatgagcattgttggagggagctTGAGAtctaacattttttattgctaGTGACtgtttctctgtaattgttgtgcttACGATAAATAAagaacttgaacttgaacagTTTTCAGGCAGTACAGAAATGTTACTCGTGACTCAACATATTGGCTCAGCTGTACAGTGCAGAATGTCCCGCTCCTCTTACATGATCATGCCTTTGAGTTGTCGAGCACTGGTGTGCACAGACACTTTGAGGGATAGAggtgaaaaatgtataaaaataagcATAAATCTGTCAACAAGGCTGTCATCTAAGGAATTCCCTCTCCACTTCCACTTGTGAGGAAAACAGTATTGATTTGCCACTTTTTCTCCAGAGTGGGCTAACTTTAGCTTCTCAACGCCTccttgtaatgtgtgtgtgtcatacaaCAACTGGATGCTTATCAGAAGTTTCACCTTAATCTCCTCCGTTGTTATCATCAGCTCTATAAGAACACAACATTCTTCAGTAAAGATAGTTTGGATCAAAGTCCTGTCTCTACACTGTAAGTTATAATGGAGAACAGACACATGTCACAACAGAGTGAAATAGTAACATCTTCGTAATCTCATCTGCTGACATTTCTTACTCCTGCATGTTtacacgttacattacattacaggtcatttagcagacgctcttatccagagagacgtACAGTGAAcgaactacagggacagtctccctggagcagctcaggttaagtaccttgctcaggggcacaatggtggcagcctcgTTTGGATCACCTTTACACGTTACATAACACTGAACCAATTCCATGTCTTCTGAGTGTTTCTCCACTAACGCTGATATAACATAATGGGATTATGTCATTTCAAgttgtatatactatatattcttttttatttatttcactgttttgCTAGCAGCGTGGCTCTATAATGGTGACAATGTCAGTTGGTTGGTCGATCACTTTACCAGactgaaacatttcaacaactattcaaatcaaatcaaatgtatttatatatatatatatattatatatatttgtatagcccaatatcacaaattatacatttgtctcagtgtgctttacagactgtacaggttacgacatcctctgtccttagaccctcgcatcgcacaaggaaaaacttcctaaaagaaaccccataattaaagggggaaatggaagaaacctcagggagagcaactgaggagggatccctctcccaggacggacagacgtgcaatagatgtcgtgtgtacaggataaacaacatagtacaaatacaacatccatgtaaCAGAAATGGTGGTGTGATcgaataaaaaaagaaggatgaatccaggatgatgtcaaaaaggcttcccggtctctccaaaaaaaatatatattaacgtGGGCGTCAGGCTCCCAGGGCAGCGGGATCAGCCAGGATACAGGATCTAGACGTAAcctttaacagtggcaacctgccactcAATGGATTGCATCGACATTCATtgtctccagaggatgaatcctcctGATTTTGGTGGTCCTCTGACTTTTCCCCccgtgccaccatgaggtttaGCTGCTAGCTTGGCGTGGCTTttttaagttattattattattattattattattattattattattattattattattatttatttttcttttattgtaatatttcaaatgattttgtatatattttgtatgtattgaTAGTTGTTACAGAAGTCTCAAAGATTTGGCTCCCCAACAACACAGCAAACATCAATTTCTaatgtatttgtcatttttaacatgctctagatagagacagagagagagacacagagagagagagagagacagagacagagagagacacagagagagacagagacagagagagagacacagagagagacagagacagagagagagagagagacacagagagagacagagacagagagagagagacacagagagagacagagacagagagagacacagagagagacagagacagagagagagacacagagagagacagagagagagacacagagagagacagagacagagagagagacacagagagagacagagacagagagagacacagagagagacagagacagagagagagacacagagagagacagagagagagacacagagagagacagagacagagagagagacagagacagagagagagacacagagagagacagagacagagagagacacagagagagacagagacagagagagagagacacacagagagagagagacacagagagagacagaggcagacagagacagagacacagagagagacagagacagagagagagagacagagagagacagagaaagagagagagacacagagaggacagacagagagagagagagagcacagagagagacagagacagagagacacagagagaaacagagacagagagagagagacagagagagacagaaagagagagagacacagagagagaagagacgagagagacacagagagagagagacacagagagagagagacagagacacacagagacagagagagagagacacagagagagagagagacagagagagacagagacagagacagagagagagacagagagagagacagagacagagagagaacagagagagacatatacagagagagatacacatagagagacagaacaatagatatacacatatatatacatatacatatacatatatatatacacacatatatacatatatatatacatatacatatatatatacacacatatatacatatatatatacacatatatatacatatacatatacacatatatacatatacatatatatatactcatatatacatatacatatatatatgtatatacatatacatatataattatttttttactcgacacaaataatacaaagaatatATAACTTTGAGGAATAATAATTTTCATAATGCATAAgcattacatacacacattaaatagCTCACCTCTCGTACAAACAATGAATTATCAATAACTGTAGTATTACCAAACAAAAGTCAATATGAATCaattaaaatcatttataaaagaGGTGACTTAAGTTCTGTTGTTGACTGAATTATTGCTgaaaatcatttatatatacagtaggatcaagcttttcttttgtgtcattatatctgtaatgtgttgttagtTATTTCGGTTGTTAGGCCTGCCGATAtaagttgtgtgtttgtgtcaggaTGCATTAGtttgattttgtatttctgtttaatTTAGGTGTTaaggtttattttattttttgtgtttatttgttgacttttgtcatgttttttaaatgaaaataaataaatataagaaaattaaatatttcttgCTCTGAAATCTGTCTGATAACAATGACATGTACATGAGGTTTCATCAGACGTGGTGATACTGTTACTGTGATGTGGAAGCAGCTTTGACAGCACGGCACTCAGCGCTGGACTTTACTCCTCCTGTGCTCCTCTATACGACTCAGCTGCCTTTATATACGTAGCCATGAGCtgtgcacaacacacactctgtattcAACAGCTCAAAGCTCAGCCACACAGGGCTCATTtagaatttttattttcagccGCAGTATCAGTCATGAAGGTCCTCGTGGTGCTCGCCCTCGCTGTTTTCACTGGTAAGAAAGTTTTATAATTTAGCTGAAAATCAACATGTAACTCATTTAAAGAAGTATTCaatgtgtgtatctctctgttCTTTCAGCAGGTTGCAATGCCAACATCGTGTGGCAAAACCAGCCCAAACCGCAGGTCGACATGGTGAAAGATGCTTTTTGGGACTACGTCGCCAAGGCAACCATGACATCGGAGGATTCCCTGACGCAGATCAGACAGTCCGAGCTGGGAAAGGAAGTGAAGTAAGTCTCACAATTACAAAGACGCACTAACTAAAGCCTAGAAGGGAAATAAACCCCCTGAAAACTTCAAATACTTCAAATATTACTCTGTAACATGAAATACTCTTGAACAAATGTACAACAATCAAAGTTAAAGAACATCCGTCATTTTTATCAAGAACAATTGGATTactggctttttctttttgtaattttgttgttttgtttctatggaaGAGTATGAGAGTCATGCATAAGAGGGaaaatgagaggaagaagattCTTTTTATACAATTAGCATTTCGAGAATAAAGCCAACATGTTATAATGAATAAAGaatgagaataaagttgaaatgtgGAATAAAGTTTAACTTTCAGTACAAGTGCAAGGCATAAGAAAATATTTATCAGAGGAGGTTGTGttcttttgcattttaagaATAAAGTTGAAGTCGAGTTGTCATTTCACGATCACGcaactttattctcaacttttcgactttattctcgaAATGCAAAATGGCCCTAATTCTCTTCAGTACGTTTCAGCTGGGAGAGGGTGAATacataaaaaaggaacaaagagTTTCTCATTacttatttctgtttgtgtctgcagcacCCTGATCTCTGAGAGCACCGTTGCCATCAGCAAGCTCACCGACGCTCTGCGGACTCAGGTGGCTCCTCTGACCCAGGACCTCATATCTAAGTTTACCCAGGAGGCCGAGCAGCTGAAGGCTCGTCTGGAGAAAGATCTGACCACCGTGAGCACTAACCTGCAGGAGATGGTGGCGCAGCTCCAGAAAcaggtggaggagctgaagacgGACGCGGCCCCCTATGCTGAGAACATGGACCCCGAGGCCCTGAAGGTCGTCCTGCTGCAGAAGAGCGAGGAGCTGAGAGTGCAGCTGTACAAGAATGTGAACGAGCTGCAGGCCCAAATGGTCCCCTACACCGAGGAGCTTAAGGAGAAGATGGATCAGAGCCTGGCTGAGTTTCAGAGGAGCATGGTCCCCCTGACCCAGAGCTTTGAGACCCAGCTGACCCAGAAGACCCAGGAGATCCAGCAGAACCTGGCtcaaagaggagaggagctgaggGTCCAGCTGGACACCGACACCCAGAACCTGAGGAGGCAGCTGGAAGCTATGTGGAAGTCCTTCACTAAGATGACCCAGTAAACGGACTAACGTCTATACTGTACTTTTAATTTCA
This region of Cottoperca gobio chromosome 11, fCotGob3.1, whole genome shotgun sequence genomic DNA includes:
- the LOC115015504 gene encoding apolipoprotein A-IV-like, with amino-acid sequence MSNTAGRIHFWILLNLLLLSTVCNANIVWQVPPKNNLDLVKEAFWDYVAKTTLTAEDSLKQIRQSELGQEVNAKISESADSVNQYIVALRTQVAPLTQDFITKFTQEAEQLKAHLEIDLSTVSTKLQPMAQEMVAQLQKQVEELKKDAAPYAENMDPEALKVVLLQKSEELRVQLYKNMNELQAQMVPYTEELKEKMDQSLAEFQRSMVPLTQSFETQLTQKTQEIQQNLAQRGEELRVQLDTSTQDLQAQLAALWKSFNQ
- the apoa4a gene encoding apolipoprotein A-IV a, which produces MKVLVVLALAVFTAGCNANIVWQNQPKPQVDMVKDAFWDYVAKATMTSEDSLTQIRQSELGKEVNTLISESTVAISKLTDALRTQVAPLTQDLISKFTQEAEQLKARLEKDLTTVSTNLQEMVAQLQKQVEELKTDAAPYAENMDPEALKVVLLQKSEELRVQLYKNVNELQAQMVPYTEELKEKMDQSLAEFQRSMVPLTQSFETQLTQKTQEIQQNLAQRGEELRVQLDTDTQNLRRQLEAMWKSFTKMTQ